The Chthoniobacterales bacterium genome contains a region encoding:
- the groL gene encoding chaperonin GroEL, with translation MAAKQLEFDEAARHSLLRGVEKLAKAVKATLGPSGRNVILDKKFGSPTITKDGVTVAKEIELENPYENMGAQLVREVASKTSDIAGDGTTTATVLAEAIYREGLKNVTAGANPTSLQRGINKAVDAIVAELGKISKKVSDSHEIAQVATVSANWDTKIGEIIADAMDKVGKDGTITVEEAKSIETTLDVVEGMQFDKGYLSPYFVTNAEGMEAVLENAYILIHEKKISSLKDLLPLLEKVAKGGRPLLIIAEDVEGEALATLVVNKLRGTLQVCAVKAPGFGDRRKAMLEDIAVLTGGRCITEDLGIKLESISLDDLGKAKRIVVEKEATTIVEGEGKSKDIQGRVAQIRRQIEETTSDYDREKLQERLAKLAGGVAVINVGAATETEMKEKKARVEDALHATRAAVEEGIVPGGGVALIRAQKALANLKLEGDEAIGAGIVNRAVEQPLRTLADNAGQEGALIVQEVKKAKGNEGYNVATGKYEDLVKAGVVDPTKVTRSALQNASSISGLLLTTEALVTEIPEKEKAPAMPPGGGMGGMDY, from the coding sequence ATGGCAGCTAAACAACTGGAATTCGATGAGGCCGCGCGGCACAGCCTGCTCCGCGGCGTCGAGAAGCTGGCAAAAGCCGTCAAGGCGACCCTCGGGCCGTCGGGACGCAATGTCATCCTCGACAAGAAATTCGGCAGCCCGACCATCACCAAGGACGGCGTCACCGTCGCCAAGGAGATCGAGCTCGAAAATCCTTACGAGAACATGGGCGCCCAGCTCGTCCGCGAAGTCGCGTCCAAGACGTCCGACATCGCCGGCGACGGCACCACCACGGCAACCGTTCTGGCCGAAGCGATCTACCGCGAAGGTCTCAAGAACGTGACCGCCGGTGCGAACCCGACATCCTTGCAGCGCGGCATCAACAAAGCCGTCGATGCGATCGTCGCCGAACTCGGAAAAATCTCGAAGAAAGTCTCCGACAGCCACGAGATCGCGCAGGTCGCGACCGTCTCGGCCAACTGGGACACCAAGATCGGCGAGATCATCGCCGACGCGATGGACAAAGTCGGCAAGGACGGCACGATCACCGTGGAGGAAGCGAAGTCGATCGAAACCACTCTCGACGTCGTCGAGGGCATGCAGTTCGACAAGGGCTATCTCTCGCCCTACTTCGTGACCAATGCGGAAGGCATGGAAGCCGTTCTTGAGAACGCCTACATCCTCATCCACGAGAAAAAGATCAGCAGCCTGAAAGACCTTCTGCCGCTGCTCGAGAAAGTCGCCAAAGGCGGCCGTCCGCTCCTCATCATTGCCGAGGACGTGGAAGGCGAAGCGCTGGCGACCCTCGTGGTCAACAAACTCCGCGGCACCCTGCAGGTGTGCGCCGTCAAAGCCCCCGGCTTCGGCGACCGCCGCAAGGCCATGCTCGAAGACATTGCCGTCCTCACCGGCGGCCGTTGCATCACCGAGGATCTCGGCATCAAACTCGAGAGCATCTCGCTCGATGACCTCGGCAAAGCCAAGCGCATCGTCGTGGAAAAAGAAGCCACCACGATCGTCGAAGGCGAAGGCAAGAGCAAAGACATCCAGGGCCGCGTCGCCCAGATCCGCCGTCAGATCGAGGAAACGACCAGCGATTACGATCGCGAGAAGCTCCAAGAGCGCCTCGCCAAGCTGGCCGGCGGTGTCGCCGTCATCAATGTCGGCGCCGCGACCGAGACCGAGATGAAGGAAAAGAAAGCCCGCGTCGAAGACGCCCTCCACGCCACCCGTGCGGCGGTCGAGGAAGGCATCGTCCCCGGCGGCGGCGTCGCCCTCATCCGCGCCCAGAAGGCGCTCGCCAACCTCAAACTCGAGGGTGACGAAGCCATCGGCGCCGGGATCGTGAACCGCGCCGTTGAGCAACCGCTCCGCACGCTCGCCGACAACGCGGGCCAGGAAGGCGCGCTCATTGTCCAAGAGGTCAAAAAGGCCAAGGGCAACGAGGGCTACAACGTCGCCACCGGCAAATACGAGGACCTCGTGAAGGCCGGCGTGGTTGACCCGACCAAGGTCACCCGCAGCGCGTTGCAAAACGCCTCGTCCATCAGCGGACTCCTCCTCACCACCGAGGCTCTCGTCACCGAGATCCCCGAGAAGGAGAAGGCCCCCGCCATGCCTCCGGGCGGCGGAATGGGCGGCATGGACTACTAA
- a CDS encoding type II toxin-antitoxin system VapC family toxin → MGCRNAVICIDTTVLIDEFRAKGNLSAPVNRALIAHGAETLIVPAAAAGEFLDGASTISEQRMQEALFLLRRRNVVPAGLDIAEHYGSIASVLRKAGKLVGRSHNEIWIAATARCHGARLLTRNPKDFRHVEDLCMVSY, encoded by the coding sequence GTGGGATGTCGAAACGCCGTGATCTGCATCGACACGACCGTTCTGATCGACGAGTTCCGCGCGAAAGGAAATCTGTCAGCACCCGTGAATCGCGCCCTCATCGCGCACGGCGCTGAAACCCTCATCGTTCCCGCGGCTGCCGCGGGCGAATTTCTCGACGGGGCATCGACGATCTCCGAACAACGGATGCAAGAAGCACTCTTCTTGCTGCGTCGTCGGAACGTGGTGCCTGCCGGTCTCGATATCGCCGAACATTACGGCAGCATCGCCTCTGTTCTGCGCAAGGCAGGCAAACTCGTAGGTCGGTCACACAACGAAATCTGGATTGCTGCGACAGCACGATGCCACGGGGCCCGCCTGCTGACGCGGAACCCGAAAGATTTCCGCCACGTCGAGGATCTTTGTATGGTCAGCTATTGA
- a CDS encoding 3'-5' exonuclease: MSLLETPVLEAAWAALDFESTGPSAGAEDEPVQVGMAVWRPAEGESFTCMFRSFIRPPVRVTRAARKVHGIGDEQTDGSPSMTALWPEFKSRLSGAVVVAHGAGTERRFLRAFPMHGFGPWLDTLALSRAVWPEMPDYSLGAVVGTLGLESRVRATCPGADWHDALFDAVACLALLHHCIRELDLGSLVVGQLTSLDASAYHRRRALLQTARSAGWVPPSS, encoded by the coding sequence ATGAGCTTGCTCGAGACGCCGGTGCTTGAGGCGGCGTGGGCGGCGTTGGATTTCGAGAGCACGGGCCCTTCGGCCGGCGCGGAAGACGAACCCGTCCAAGTCGGCATGGCTGTCTGGCGCCCCGCCGAAGGGGAGAGCTTCACCTGCATGTTCCGGAGTTTTATTCGGCCTCCGGTTCGGGTGACGCGTGCCGCGCGGAAGGTGCATGGTATCGGCGACGAGCAAACGGATGGGTCGCCGTCCATGACGGCACTCTGGCCGGAATTCAAATCGCGTTTGTCCGGCGCGGTTGTCGTCGCCCACGGCGCGGGCACGGAGCGCCGGTTTCTGCGTGCCTTTCCCATGCACGGCTTCGGTCCCTGGCTCGACACGCTGGCGCTGAGCCGCGCGGTCTGGCCCGAAATGCCGGACTACTCGCTGGGCGCGGTGGTTGGCACGCTCGGTTTGGAATCCCGGGTGCGCGCGACGTGTCCGGGAGCGGATTGGCATGATGCATTGTTCGATGCGGTGGCGTGCCTTGCCCTGCTTCATCACTGCATCCGCGAGCTGGATTTGGGCTCGTTGGTTGTGGGGCAGCTAACGTCGCTCGATGCTTCTGCCTACCACCGCCGCCGTGCCTTATTGCAGACCGCACGCAGCGCGGGTTGGGTTCCACCTTCTTCCTAG
- a CDS encoding 3-deoxy-7-phosphoheptulonate synthase, translated as MASKKTSTPRRPLENVRVSRVERLVSPRMIKREFPASKASLETVARGRSEAQAILHGRDTRFLAVVGPCSIHDPAGALDYARRLAALRRELGDTLCIFMRVYFEKPRTTVGWKGLINDPRMDESCNLEEGLRLARKLLVEITALGLPAATEFLDPIVPQYLADVVSWAAIGARTTESQTHREMASGLSMPVGFKNSTDGSIQTALDALLSARSCHSFLGIDQDGGTSVVTTAGNPDSHIVLRGGREGANYKSRHTAETERRLRAAGLHPGFMVDCSHANSAKNPRKQALAWRSVLAQRRRGRTSIIGAMLESYIEEGNQPVQSDRRKLRYGLSVTDGCIDWVTTEKLLRAAAKSERENRGRLRVDVR; from the coding sequence ATGGCATCCAAAAAAACATCTACCCCGCGTCGTCCGCTCGAAAACGTGCGTGTCAGTCGCGTCGAACGGCTCGTTTCCCCACGGATGATCAAAAGGGAGTTTCCCGCATCGAAGGCCAGCTTGGAGACGGTTGCACGCGGGCGGTCCGAGGCGCAGGCGATCCTGCACGGGCGCGACACCCGTTTTCTCGCCGTGGTCGGCCCGTGCTCGATCCATGATCCGGCCGGCGCCCTCGACTATGCACGACGGCTGGCCGCCTTGCGCCGCGAACTTGGAGACACGCTCTGCATCTTCATGCGCGTCTATTTCGAGAAACCCCGCACGACAGTGGGGTGGAAGGGTTTGATCAACGATCCGCGCATGGACGAGTCCTGCAACCTTGAGGAAGGGCTGCGTCTCGCCCGCAAGCTGCTCGTGGAAATCACGGCGCTCGGGCTGCCTGCCGCGACCGAATTTCTCGACCCCATCGTGCCGCAATACCTCGCGGACGTCGTAAGTTGGGCGGCCATCGGCGCGCGCACCACCGAGTCGCAAACGCACCGCGAGATGGCCAGCGGTCTTTCGATGCCCGTCGGATTCAAGAACAGCACCGACGGCAGCATACAGACTGCGCTCGACGCGCTGCTTTCCGCGCGTTCGTGCCACAGTTTTCTCGGCATCGACCAGGACGGCGGCACCAGCGTCGTCACCACGGCGGGCAATCCCGACAGCCACATCGTGCTGCGCGGCGGGCGCGAAGGGGCGAATTACAAATCGCGTCACACTGCGGAGACCGAACGACGTCTCCGCGCGGCAGGTTTGCATCCCGGATTCATGGTCGACTGCAGTCATGCCAATTCGGCCAAAAACCCGCGCAAGCAGGCGCTGGCGTGGCGCAGCGTGCTCGCCCAGCGGCGCCGCGGCCGGACGTCGATCATCGGCGCGATGCTCGAGAGCTACATCGAGGAAGGAAACCAGCCGGTGCAGTCCGACCGGAGGAAGCTGCGCTACGGGCTGTCCGTCACCGACGGCTGCATCGATTGGGTGACGACGGAAAAGCTGTTGCGTGCCGCGGCAAAGAGCGAGCGCGAAAATCGCGGGCGTCTCCGGGTTGATGTGCGATGA
- a CDS encoding alkaline phosphatase family protein, which yields MRLLFFLLVAALAALPVAAEEPLSRIAFGSCANQNREQPVWEAINKTKPQLFIFMGDNVYADTAEPAEFRASYDKLSAIPAFAKLRASCPIIATWDDHDYGKNDAGAEWEGKHAAKTAFMDFFRTPQDSPLRSRDGVHDSYVYGPDGKRVQVILLDTRWFRGPLERLDDADHRKLKAERGNWNGPYVPAKASDSTMLGEEQWKWLEAQLKIPAEIRIIVSSIQVISDENGWEKWGNLPRERKRLLDLVRDNATGVIFLSGDRHVADISMLPPETDGGPFYPVYDVTTSGLNQNGHSKEPNRFRVGTEFPFGKSNFGLIKIDWKAEDPVIRLEVLDTAAEVVREAKTTLGTLKPCTR from the coding sequence ATGCGCCTTCTGTTTTTTCTACTCGTTGCAGCTCTGGCTGCCTTGCCCGTCGCAGCCGAAGAACCGCTTTCGCGGATTGCCTTCGGTTCGTGCGCGAACCAGAACCGCGAACAACCCGTCTGGGAAGCCATCAACAAGACAAAACCCCAGCTGTTCATCTTCATGGGCGACAATGTTTATGCGGATACCGCAGAGCCGGCCGAGTTTCGCGCGTCCTATGACAAGCTTTCGGCTATCCCGGCTTTCGCCAAGCTTCGCGCGAGTTGTCCGATCATCGCCACGTGGGACGACCACGACTACGGGAAGAACGACGCCGGCGCGGAATGGGAAGGCAAGCATGCGGCCAAGACGGCGTTCATGGATTTCTTCCGCACGCCGCAGGATTCCCCGCTGCGTTCGCGCGACGGAGTTCATGACAGCTATGTTTACGGACCTGACGGCAAACGGGTGCAGGTGATCCTGCTCGACACGCGCTGGTTCCGCGGACCGCTGGAGCGGCTCGACGATGCGGACCACCGGAAGCTGAAAGCCGAACGCGGAAATTGGAACGGCCCTTATGTTCCTGCGAAGGCGAGCGACTCCACGATGCTCGGCGAAGAGCAATGGAAATGGCTGGAGGCGCAACTCAAGATCCCTGCCGAGATCCGGATTATCGTCTCGAGCATCCAGGTTATCTCCGACGAAAACGGCTGGGAGAAGTGGGGCAATCTTCCGCGCGAGCGCAAGCGCTTGCTGGACCTTGTCCGCGACAACGCGACCGGCGTGATCTTTCTTTCGGGCGACCGGCATGTGGCCGATATCTCCATGCTGCCGCCGGAGACCGATGGCGGGCCGTTCTATCCGGTCTATGACGTCACCACGAGCGGTCTCAACCAGAACGGACATTCAAAGGAACCGAACCGTTTCCGCGTCGGCACGGAATTTCCATTCGGAAAATCCAACTTCGGCCTGATCAAAATCGACTGGAAGGCCGAGGATCCCGTGATCCGTCTCGAGGTGCTCGATACGGCCGCGGAAGTCGTGCGTGAGGCGAAGACTACGCTTGGCACACTGAAGCCCTGCACCCGGTAA
- a CDS encoding co-chaperone GroES: protein MAAKVKPIGDRVLVEPLDEKETIKGGIIIPDTAKEKPQEGKIVAVGTGKTDDNGKKIEFVVKAGDKVLFSKYGGTEIKVDDKSYLIMREDDILGILG from the coding sequence ATGGCAGCCAAAGTCAAACCTATCGGCGACCGCGTGCTCGTTGAGCCGCTCGACGAAAAGGAAACGATCAAAGGCGGGATCATCATTCCCGACACCGCCAAAGAGAAGCCCCAGGAGGGCAAAATCGTCGCCGTGGGCACAGGCAAAACCGACGACAACGGAAAGAAAATCGAATTCGTTGTCAAAGCCGGAGACAAAGTGCTCTTCAGCAAATACGGCGGCACCGAAATCAAGGTGGACGACAAGTCTTACCTCATCATGCGCGAGGACGACATCCTCGGCATCCTCGGCTAA